A window of Cryptomeria japonica chromosome 3, Sugi_1.0, whole genome shotgun sequence contains these coding sequences:
- the LOC131029230 gene encoding endochitinase 4 — protein MEENKHRMQIMATQNSKSNIFWSSSASVVLVLLLLVDVGVCQNCGCNGLCCSQYGYCGSGEAYCGTGCKEGPCSSSSSPPSTGTGVGSIVSSDVFNSIVGGAASGCAGNGFYTYDSFISAANAFNGFGTSGSSDVNKREIAAFFANAAHETGGFCYIEEQNPPSIYCDASNTQYPCASGKTYHGRGPLQLSWNYNYGAAGSYIQFDGLNNPEIVGADSTISFKTAVWFWMVNSQCHTAITSGQGFGATIRAINSMECDGGNAATVASRVNYYQKFCQQLNVDTGSNLQC, from the exons ATGGAGGAGAATAAACATAGAATGCAAATCATGGCTACACAAAATAGTAAGAGCAACATCTTCTGGTCCTCTTCAGCATCTGTAGTGCTTGTTTTATTACTGCTTGTAGATGTGGGAGTGTGTCAAAATTGTGGATGTAATGGACTGTGTTGCAGTCAGTATGGATACTGTGGAAGTGGAGAGGCCTACTGTGGGACTGGTTGTAAAGAAGGTccctgttcttcttcttcttctcccccTTCTACTGGCACTGGAGTGGGCTCTATAGTTTCCTCTGATGTTTTTAACTCTATAGTTGGAGGAGCTGCCAGTGGGTGTGCAGGAAATGGGTTTTATACTTACGATTCCTTTATTAGCGCTGCTAATGCTTTCAATGGCTTTGGGACATCTGGGTCTTCTGATGTTAATAAGAGAGAAATCGCCGCCTTCTTTGCTAATGCTGCCCATGAGACTGGAG GGTTTTGCTACATCGAAGAGCAGAATCCACCCAGCATATACTGCGATGCCTCCAACACTCAGTATCCCTGCGCCTCCGGCAAGACTTATCATGGCAGAGGCCCTCTGCAGCTCTCATG GAACTATAACTACGGGGCGGCAGGAAGTTACATTCAATTTGATGGGCTGAACAATCCAGAGATTGTGGGCGCTGATTCGACCATCTCATTTAAGACGGCGGTGTGGTTTTGGATGGTGAACAGCCAATGCCATACAGCAATCACATCTGGGCAAGGCTTTGGAGCCACGATTAGAGCTATCAATAGCATGGAATGCGACGGTGGAAATGCTGCAACTGTGGCCAGCAGAGTCAATTATTATCAGAAGTTTTGCCAGCAACTCAACGTCGACACAGGATCGAATCTTCAATGTTAA